The genomic interval AAGCAGGGACATGAGCACTGCCCAGTACTTACCTCCCTGGACACATTTGGAATAGTTGTTTTGCAGTTGAGTATTGGCTTTAGTGTGCGCTAATTCTCTGGAGGATTTGGTTTTTAGGCTTTCAGAAGGGTCAGCTGAAtaatgaagaaatggaaaagtagtCGGTCCTTTTTAGTTGTGCACAAACTGCTGTCACTGTGTGACTGGGATCAGACCAAGAGGTGCAGTGTTTATGGAGGATAACGCTTTGCGAGCACGTAGCAGCAGCAGGTGTAGGTCCTGGTGCAGGCTTTCGGTTGTGAGAAATAGTTAAGCGTAGCCTACATGCCTACTTCTGAAGTCTCTCATTGTCTCGCATTTCATCGTATCTTCTGTTAGCATATGGCTGTCATGGATAATTGAGACTtagcatgaaaataattttggcagAGCCTAGTTTCACACATTTCCTGTTAAACACCCAGGAGAGGAACGGGTTGTTGTTTCCCCTGAGCCCTTTTGCCACGGTGGTGGAACTGCAGAGCCAGAACTGTGACACTTCTCCATAGCAGCTATTACAGTGCTCGAGAGCTTCCCAGACTTTTGCAAATGAAGCAAACTGCTTTTCACAGAATTTGGAGTTTGATTTTTTGGCTATGTGTTCGGCACgtgcagtatttttccttcaccGAATTACCATCTTCCACGTGGGCAGCGGTGGCAAGTGACCCAGGGAACAACTTGCCATGCAGTGTCTAGTCTGGCATCTGTATTTGTGCAAAACACTGGAATTTACAGGAGCATTCATCAGCGCAGCTCAATTGCAGAGCTCTTCAACTGACTTAGTTGGAATAAATAGGCAATAAATTATGTGCTAGTGTATTAAAAGGAATGTATCAGAATAGGTGctcaaaatactattttatcaTAGACTTTTGCCAGCTGTTTAAAGTCagcaaaaatattgctgtttatttcagtgggaGTTCGATCAGACCAAGATGTATTTTAAGAGAACTTGGGGACTTGTGCTTTTGGgataattttctgtgaaaaagacATCCCTGCCAATCCTGCAAGCTGCAGGGGCGGGGGGCgatcttatttttaaatctctgcatttatttttcataggaTGCATCATGGCTGATGTGTTTACACGCATTATGTAGGGTAAGGAGTTGTAACTGGGGCTGTAACCACAGCTTTGTCCGTGATCCAGTCTGACAGTCTGAGCTGTGAGCACCAGCGCCCCTTAAAGAGGGACCtgatcacattttaaaacagaagtgtaatctgtctaaaataaacaaacttggCCCTAAAACTAGCTGAAACTTAACAAACTTGTACCAGAATTCTAAAGAAATGTAGAAATCAGTTCATGTagaaaattctcctttttccgTTGGGCAGTTCCTGCTTTACCCTAGCAGAGCTTGTCCTTGGAACGTGAGGAAATGGTTTCAGCCACTGTAAGGTCACACAAATGGGGATCTGAAATCCTCTGTTAACAGAATAGCCGCTGTTTTCTTCTACCCTGAAATTAGTGCCAGCAGGGCAGTTTTGAAACACGCAGAGAATTACCACACGCTGCTGCAACGGTAAAACACTCAGCTGAGCTCCCGGGTCACACCTCATCTCCCCCTGCCGccacttttttggggggtggggggtgtgtcAAACTGATGAATCAAAGATTCATCATTCAACGTCCATGCTGTAAGCTACCTTGGCTTAAATCccctgctttcttctcccagcGTCCCCCAGCCTTCTGCCAGCACGTGGTGGCtattttaagtggaaaaatacagtCCTGTTGTGCAGATACCTTTTTTCTTGATCCTGTTAAAATCTTCACCAGGGCCTTCCTTGGACGCTTCAAACAGAGGTGGCACAAAATTGAgttgagaaattttttttcattagtatcTGTTTTTTATCGTTAGTTGTCAATGGAATGGAATAGGAGCCCACACAGAAGCACTCCAAATATATGAATAAATACAGCATCGTaggctgcatttcagtttcGGTGAGCTGAATTTTATCAGACGCTATTCCAACCAGCAGCATGCTAATCAGTCATCTGTGTTGCTTTGCAAGACAGTAGCATGTTTAATGTTCACTAATTTCAAAGAAGAATTCTGGAGAACAGCGGATGGCAGGAAGCCATGGGCTGCTGCTGTTACAGCGGGTTGTGAAGGTAAGGTCTGCCCATGTGCCCTGGAGAGCTTCCCAGAGAAGTTGTCAGCAAGACTTGAAAAATGCCCAAGAGACCCCATCCCTCAGCGACTGCCAGAACTGAAatatctgtgctgctgctccaaaGGGCAGCGGAGGAGTaagagctctgctctgcctgtggTTGAAGCGTTCAGTTGTTTGATGCTAGCACTTAATTCCTGAGTCACAGCAAGTTTAGAAACTAGACCATGGTACGTTAAAAAGATGGCAGGTGGAGGGGCTGgctctgtattttctgtcatcCAGCCATAAtcaaacaggagggaaaaaagcttgttttattttcactgagcTTTTCCAGTGGCTCTGTTAACAATTATCATTCCACAGATCGTAGGGAAAAAAGCGCTTGGTGAGGTATTCGAGGGGAGCTGGTCAAATCTATTCACAAAACGTTCTTTTCGCCTGCCCACCCACTGCTGCCGTCCCGCTGCTCTCGGTCTGGCTCAGTTGGCTGTTCTCTCCCATGGCACGACAGGGGTGGGCTTTTCTCTTCAGCGTCTCTGGTGCTCACTCCTCTGAGCCTGCTTTCTGCGTTTGCTGGCCTCGCAGCGTGCCTCTCCCACGCCCCAGCGCTCCCCTGAGCCCTTCTTTCGGCTCTGCGCTCCTTGTGGCCTTTCCTCTGTTCTCCCTGCCCTTCGGCGACGGGGGTTTGAAGTCccagcagaggagagcagcCGACTTCCACACGAGCCATTTCCCTTCCAATCCCAACAGCGCAGCAGGGGTGGGAAAAGCCTTCCCCAGCGCTCAAGGTTTCCCCTGGTGACGTACTGGAGCCGGGCTGGCAAAGCACAGCCCGCGCGTGGGCCCTGGCTCGTCGGGGCTGGCAGAGCCAGTGAACACCCCAGAGGCTCCTGCAGCCAAGAGTTGGGATCTCTCAGCCCGTCCCATTGCCAGTGCTTTCAACAGGCGGCTGGGGCACCGACTGCCACGCTGGCTGGGAACTTGTTGCAGTCAGAGCTCTTCCCACGTCTGGGAAGGATTCCCAGGCTgagggtgggatttttttttttactccagaGAGGCATGGCGGGGGGAGCGAGCCCTTCCTTGGGGTGAGGAAAgcccttctctcctgctgctgtcccgGGCTGTGCTCAGCCTCCCTGAGCAGAAATGCAATCACTGCTCCGATTTTCCAAAGGAATGGGTAATTTGGGGGAGAAGGGCTGCACCTACCTCTGAGCTGCAAGCACAAAAACCTGTGGCAGATCTCATCACAGCACAGCCGGATTCGTTAATGCAGTGAGACTTTGGTGGCTTTCTGCTCCTTACCTGGAGAGCTTCAAGCATCCAAACAGTCCTTCAGTGCTTTGGTACgttttctgcctttgcaaagCGGTATTTGCAACTCGTGCATCAAAACTCTTCTGAGAGCCCCGCTGCTTGCAAGTCTTCTGGAAATTTGTGCTTTCATAGGGTATGGGCCCCTAGGGAGACATGAATCTTTCAAAGGcttcatgcaaataaaatgcaacattttacaGTCTTGGGCATAGCCTCAGGTTTCTCAGTTTTTCCTAACAAAGTACTGATTTTCagctcatttatttctttttgtaaagaTTTTCAGTTCACGCTTGGTTCAGCTGTATATAACCAACATAATCCTATTTTCTTACTACTTAACCAGATAATCAAGATGCCAACAGCATTTCTATGGCTTGGGAATTCCCttattttctgccttaaaaTTCTAATTGCAGTCATGTATGAACCTCTGGTttataatacagaaaaacatgatttagtccccagaaaaaaagaacatggaaaCGCATGCAGGGAGACTCATTGTAATTTGGAATAATAACAATAGAATAAAATTTAGCTCATTGTAGCAAAGATGTAAGCTAGAACTGCTCTGTgtttgggcgggggggggggggggggaagcctctgagcatcttttctgttctctctcccCTAGAAAGGGGTGCAGGCAGATTTGCCTTCTCACCCACTTCTTAGCTATGGAGTTGTGCCCCTGGAGTTAATTTTCTAGAGTTAGTGGCATCCCACAGATGTCTTCgaagcaggggcagggagaggagcaggactGGGGGAAGGAAGGTTATGCTTACCTACAGTATTAAGCATCAGAGAATCCGTACCAGGAGAGGACTAAACACCTTGAGGCCACTGAAAACCGAGCGGCTGCTGACTGCAGGGAACTGTCGGTTATTATTGACTGGCCGAGGGCAAGCATTATGTCATCGGTTTGTTTCTAACTTAAAGACAATGATcttcaaatgctgcttttctgttttccccataGGTAAATATGTCTATCAGCCCATGACACCTGTAGAGCAGCTTCCCAGCACCGAAATACCCGTTCGCCCTCGGGAGTCTACAAACACCATCCAGATCTCCGTTTCGCTCACCGAACACTTTTTGAAGTTTGCGCCCGTCTTCcagccccctctgccccccgACTCCCCGCAGTTCTGCACAATCGCAGACCTCTTCATTGACAATTACCGCGTGAAATGCATCAACGGGAAGATGTGCTACGTGCAGAGGCAGCCTCCCCCCGTGCCCCACAAGATAAAGCCCGAGGAAGTCCCTGTTCGCAATGCCTTAATCACAAAAGAGAGCAATACACCAAAAACAGATCACTGCTCGTCCCCTTCCAGCTCCGAGGACTCCGGGATCAATGCGGTGGGGGTTCACTACATGGAGTCGTGTGACGAGGACACGGAGGGGGTGGCCGAGCTAAGTTCAGAAGAAGATTACAGCCCGGATAGCAGCTGGGAACCAGATGAATGCCCGCTCTTGTCACCCTCGCAGTGCGAAATGGAAGTGATTGAGACTATAGAAACCACTGTGTGATCCGACAAGCGGTATCAGATCAGTCCAGTTCCCACTCAGTAATGTTGCTTTTgtagtatttatattttctgttttttctgacaATCCCTTTTTTCCAGTGCACTTGATATTTCAGATTCCTCATGGGAGTGTGGTCACGGGACTCGCGTATTGGTGAACTAGCAGCAGCCTGAGCAATTTTAACACGTTCTCAGCCTGATCAGCTCTCCCATGTCTGCACGTAAGGTAGTGATAAAACTTAAGACTTCTCAGCTGAAATAGGCCCTTTTCTTGGCCTGGGTTACATCATATACTACTTCTCATACAAGGATGTGCCACTCAGATGTTTCCATCTGTCAGGATGTTTGCAGCCGGCCTTCAAAGCACAGAGGGTGAGCTGGTGCAGCACGCCTGCGAGCAGCAAAACCAAGTTGCCCTTATTCTTTCTCAAACAGCTACGTGAGGTGCGGCGACAAGAGGCTCTTTCCGTCTCTGTCCTTGCGCGCTGTCCATCCTTTTCTCTAGTGCTGGCGCGACCCTTCTCGAAGGCTGTCGGCACCACTCTTCCAGCGGGTTGGTATGGCAAGCTAGAGAATGCACAAAGTGCCTCCAACTTTTCTCCAGGCTATGCACCGAGCATCTGCTGAGTTAGGTCAGGCTCTGAAATCTCCTGAGAAGGCAACTGTTGCTCCGGAGGGGGATCAGTTGCCTGGATCCGGCTGGTCCCTTTTCTCCACGAGGATCTCAGGAAGGGGATCTGGCTTTTGCAGCTTGGCgggaaggggagcaggcagagaggaagcGCGGCCGTCTAACCAATACCATGCTAGACTGGGGTGTAAAATGATAGGCGAAGGAAGCGACTACCTCCAAACACACAAAATCCACCCTCGGCTTTGCCTGCTACTTCCTCCCATGCTGTTTGGTGCCGGACACGTGCACTCAGGACCAAATGGCCTCAGGGCCTGCATTTGCCTGAAGaataacaaaatttaaaaaaaaaagaagtttatcAGCCACACCACTGTGTCGGCAGAGCTTGGGGACAGCATGGAGGTGCCTGTGGGAGGTGGCCCACAGGCTCGGTAGTGCGTGTGCTTGTTAAAATACAGCCTAAGGTCATTCCAGCGGAGAGAGGAAGCTTCGGCTCCCGCTCCTTTGCACCCAGTTCAAGAGCGGATTCTGAACAGGGGTTTCCTCAGATAGCTGGTAAGAGTGAGCTGTCTGGCTGGTGGTTTGGTTTCAGCCCTGCttgatgaaacaaaaatgtcattctCAGATTTCAGTCAGCGTGAATCAGTTGGAGTCAGTAATAACTCTGCTTTCAACAGCATTACTGAATTTCTTTGTGTATTGGCTGTTTATGTTTCAAAAGTCATTGGTGAATATAAGGCTGTATAAATGTGTACAGTTTAGTGATTGATACTAGATTATAGTCCGTGTTATAGGGTGGCTCATCTCTCTCACTGTATCCTGACAATGTATTACTAATTTTATACACTTTGTAATCAGTATCTTTAGAAAACGTTTAGGCAacagtgtgtgtatgtgcacatgcGCGTGTGCTAGGAGTTTACCATAAATGGTTATAAAGTAATACTGTACTTTTTAGACTCACactttcagacaaaaataatagGTTTTATAGTTTTGATGACTTACATAAAGAAGTGCAATGCTTGTTAAATGAGGAACTTGGGCCATTGCATGAACAGATACATTCTCACAAGGCACctgaaaatactctgtttttCTGAGGGCATTTAAACGAAGGCCGTAGTAAAACTAaataggatttatttattttttaagggcAGGGTTGTCTTTCTTGGTTAACTAAGGTTTCTAACAACGTTTTAGTGGCTTTTGACCATTCAGACACATTCCATAGGTAGAAGGAAGCATTATGTATAAACCTAGAgcatttattcatatttaatcTTTCAATTGTAATCTGAGTGGGGAGCTGAAAAAGCTCACTCCTGTGCCTGGCCTGCCTGAGCTTTCTTCCCGGAGGCGGCTTCTCCTTCCCGGGAGGAcgggctgggctggcagatgcATCCTCCCAAGGGACTAGCGGCAGCGGGGCCTTTCCCCGAGGCCAGGGTGCTCCTCGCCCGCTCTCGCTGCGGGCGCCAAGCACAGCAAAGGTCATCGGGACCCTCTGACTTGGCATGAGCTCACCTTGTTTGCAAGCAAGCAGGAGCCGCCGCCTCCTGCGGTTAGGGGGCACCGGCTGTGAGCGTAGTGAAATTCAGTTGGGTGTTTATGACCAAGACTCACTGTAAGATCCTGTGGTCTTGCAGGTTCGGATCACTGTCGTCAGGATACATCCTTTCTTAACTGTAAGTAATTAGCAATATTCACAAGCTGTGTCTCCTACCTAGGATTTGTTCAGATGTCTTAAGCACAATAAgctgcctcttccttctgttgTACCTGTGAAACGTCGGTGGAGCAGCCTGGTGTGGGACAGGGCTAGTTCTGGACAGCGTTTCAGCAGCTAGCACAGTGGCAGGTTTCTCACTGTGCTCCATCACGCACCCCAGGTCAGAAACACGCTCCGCATagaaatgtgatttcttttctttgcacaaACACTGGTGTAGACGTGCTGCAAGAGGCGTGCCCTGGGCTCGTTGCTCCACTCTGCCAGGGAGAGGTGtgtatatttcctctttaataaaatactaaataacTGAAGTTGTGCTTGTCCTAACTAACTGTGTATTTTCCATACTAGAGTGAAACATTCTGATATTCCCAGCAAAGGAGGGGTCACTTACGGCTTCAGATGGCGGCACCTGACACACGCACCCAGTGCTAGGCAGAGAAATGTAATAACCAGGTGGAGCGCACCAGGCCCAGCCCCACCTGGGTTTGGGTACCTGGTAAGTACTGGGGCTGGTGGGCAACCTCACAGCCCAGTTCTCACTCGCCTGTAAAAGAGCTGCCCCAGTCGGGGGGAGGACAGCGGGGAAAAGAGCTGCAAGGCCAGGCTGATGTCTGGCAGAATGTGGCTGGCTGTAGCCCCTTGACTTACCTCTGACCAGGTTCCCATGTGGCTGCAGGCTGGAAGCATCAGTCTGGGGCACCATTTTGTAGTTCTTAACGCTAGCGGGGAGAAGGTGAGCACACTGGGCACGCCGGACCCCCGGGTGCACGGCGCTGGcactgctccccagccaggtgGGCTCTGCACAACAGCGGGCGCTTTTGTGTGCCTTGGAGGCAGCAGCGCTGCCCCGTATTCCTGTATTCCATTCAGCGTGAGCTCTGCACGGACCAGCTGCCGGCTCTGTGCATTAGTTCTGTGTGCGTGGAGAGCAACACCCGCCTGGTGCTGTGTTCTTCCTGGGAGTGGCTGGGACCCTGAGGGTATGGTACCCCAAAACACCCAAGTGCTAGTGACAAAATGAACAGGGGGAAGAGGCGAGATAATAATCACCAGACCGATAACACAGATTGCTAGGGCAGGATGTGGAGCGTGTTTCACAAGCCAGAGGTGACAGTATAGAAACACCACTGCTATTAGGTTGCAACCGTGTGAGTAGAGTGATAAAGGTGCCGCTGGGAAGGGACGCTGCCCAGTTTGGTATTGCAAAACAGTGGGTTGAGCTTAGTAGTGACAAACCTTTCTGACCACCAGCGCCCATCACACTGATCCTCTCCCCCTTGCAGCCCGCAAGGGCCTGCAGCACCTTTTTACACACACGCACgcgtgcgcacacacacacactcccccgcccccccaacaTAGGCACAACAAGG from Gymnogyps californianus isolate 813 chromosome 10, ASM1813914v2, whole genome shotgun sequence carries:
- the C10H3orf70 gene encoding UPF0524 protein C3orf70 homolog, with the translated sequence MSGAAAAAKSEKLDEAQALARSCAGRPDFQPCDGLSLCATHSHGRCFRLHWCCHLGWCHCKYVYQPMTPVEQLPSTEIPVRPRESTNTIQISVSLTEHFLKFAPVFQPPLPPDSPQFCTIADLFIDNYRVKCINGKMCYVQRQPPPVPHKIKPEEVPVRNALITKESNTPKTDHCSSPSSSEDSGINAVGVHYMESCDEDTEGVAELSSEEDYSPDSSWEPDECPLLSPSQCEMEVIETIETTV